A portion of the Candidatus Flexicrinis proximus genome contains these proteins:
- a CDS encoding serine hydrolase — MLRFIEALESQIREIHSFMLLRHGKVVAEGWWSPYGHEHPHMLFSLSKSFTSTAVGLAVTEGYFSIDDPVLSFFPEEAPVVPSDLLTAMRVRHLLSMSTGQAVDTWSYMVDRPDGNWIKGFLEVPVLHTPGTHFVYNTGATYMLSAIVQKTTGMNLLGYLQPRLFAPLGIESATWQESPQGITAGGIGLSIKTQDIAKFGQLYLQKGMWQGRQILPEAWVEAATSSQISNSDGVQIDWSQGYGYQFWRCRHQAYRGDGVFGQYCIVMPEQDAVLAITSGIDVFDMQQPLNLIWDILLPAMWPDPLPDDAAVQDALSKKLSSLSLKPVQGEASSRIASQVSGQTYVVDANELGIETITLSFAGADYTVTVKTAAGEETIPCGYGKWQPGQPTALFRQPLLFDTTPITTSGAWTAEDVFAMIVRLYETPFYHSLVCHFVEDGMLIETRINVSLESMKPLLLLAHPVKDGLGLTSSGNG, encoded by the coding sequence GTGCTTCGATTTATCGAAGCGCTAGAGAGCCAGATTCGCGAAATCCACAGTTTTATGCTGCTGCGCCACGGTAAGGTGGTTGCGGAAGGCTGGTGGTCGCCTTATGGGCATGAACACCCCCACATGCTCTTTTCTCTCAGCAAGAGTTTTACCTCAACGGCAGTGGGACTTGCAGTGACGGAGGGCTATTTCTCGATTGATGATCCCGTGCTGTCTTTCTTCCCGGAGGAAGCGCCCGTTGTTCCGAGCGATTTGCTGACAGCGATGCGGGTACGACATCTGCTGTCCATGTCCACAGGTCAAGCCGTCGATACCTGGTCGTATATGGTGGATCGACCCGACGGCAACTGGATCAAAGGCTTTCTGGAAGTGCCTGTTCTCCATACCCCCGGAACCCACTTCGTCTATAACACCGGTGCAACTTATATGCTGTCTGCGATTGTGCAGAAAACGACCGGTATGAACCTCTTAGGCTATCTGCAACCCCGGCTGTTTGCGCCGCTGGGTATCGAAAGCGCTACCTGGCAAGAATCGCCGCAAGGGATAACCGCTGGTGGCATTGGGCTGAGCATCAAAACACAGGACATCGCCAAATTCGGTCAGCTCTATCTGCAAAAGGGGATGTGGCAGGGCCGGCAAATTCTGCCTGAAGCGTGGGTCGAAGCAGCGACGTCTTCTCAGATTTCGAACAGTGATGGTGTGCAAATCGACTGGTCGCAAGGCTACGGCTATCAGTTCTGGCGCTGTCGTCACCAGGCATATCGGGGGGACGGCGTGTTTGGTCAGTATTGTATTGTCATGCCGGAACAGGATGCGGTCCTTGCCATTACGAGTGGCATCGATGTATTTGATATGCAGCAGCCACTAAACCTGATTTGGGACATCCTGCTTCCAGCAATGTGGCCGGACCCACTTCCCGACGATGCCGCAGTCCAGGACGCTCTATCAAAGAAGTTGTCCAGTTTGAGCCTGAAACCCGTGCAGGGAGAGGCGTCGTCGCGGATTGCATCACAGGTTTCCGGGCAGACTTATGTGGTCGATGCCAATGAGCTTGGGATCGAAACCATCACTCTGAGTTTTGCCGGGGCTGATTACACAGTCACCGTCAAGACAGCGGCTGGCGAGGAGACCATACCCTGTGGTTACGGCAAGTGGCAGCCAGGACAGCCGACCGCACTGTTCAGGCAGCCCTTGCTATTCGACACCACGCCGATCACGACCAGCGGAGCCTGGACAGCCGAAGATGTCTTTGCAATGATCGTCCGGTTGTATGAGACTCCGTTTTACCATTCGCTGGTCTGCCATTTTGTCGAAGACGGGATGCTGATTGAAACGCGGATCAATGTCTCACTGGAGTCGATGAAACCGCTGCTGCTGCTAGCGCATCCGGTAAAAGATGGATTGGGCCTTACCTCTTCGGGGAACGGATAA
- a CDS encoding SDR family oxidoreductase — translation MKVMNKVIVVTGGGSGIGRALVHLLVNRGARVAAVDINEKTLKETVELAGPNKDKISTHIVNVADRQAVEALPQQVIDAHGTVDAIINNAGIIQPFVRLNDLPYDAIERVLKVNLYSVIYMIKSFLPHLLARPESHIVDLSSMGGFFPVPGQTLYGASKAAVKLLTEGLYAELTETNTRVTVVFPGAVATNISQNSGVSIGTRSESSSAKSFPTTPPERAAEIIVDGMERDQFHVYVGRDSKMMNYLYRLSPRRATRFMYNQMKGLLPS, via the coding sequence ATGAAAGTGATGAACAAGGTCATCGTGGTTACGGGCGGCGGCAGCGGTATCGGACGTGCGCTCGTGCACCTGCTGGTAAATCGGGGCGCGCGGGTTGCCGCCGTGGATATCAACGAGAAGACCCTGAAAGAAACGGTTGAGCTTGCAGGCCCGAACAAGGACAAGATCAGCACACACATCGTGAACGTGGCTGATCGCCAGGCCGTTGAGGCCCTGCCGCAGCAGGTGATCGACGCCCACGGAACCGTTGACGCGATCATCAACAACGCAGGCATCATCCAACCGTTCGTTCGGCTGAACGACCTGCCCTATGACGCAATCGAGCGCGTGCTGAAGGTCAATCTATACAGCGTGATTTACATGATCAAGTCCTTCTTGCCGCACCTGCTGGCGCGGCCCGAAAGTCATATCGTCGACCTGTCGAGCATGGGCGGGTTCTTCCCGGTGCCGGGCCAAACCCTGTACGGGGCATCGAAGGCGGCCGTCAAATTACTGACTGAAGGGCTTTACGCAGAACTCACCGAGACGAACACGCGGGTGACGGTGGTCTTCCCAGGGGCGGTTGCGACCAACATCTCGCAGAACTCCGGCGTGTCGATCGGCACACGCAGCGAAAGCAGCAGCGCCAAGAGCTTCCCGACCACTCCGCCCGAACGCGCTGCAGAGATCATCGTCGACGGCATGGAGCGCGATCAGTTCCATGTCTACGTCGGCCGGGATTCGAAGATGATGAACTACCTGTATCGCCTAAGCCCCAGACGCGCCACCCGGTTCATGTATAATCAGATGAAGGGACTGCTTCCGAGTTGA
- a CDS encoding 4Fe-4S dicluster domain-containing protein yields the protein MPKTTARARAYKTLDLHGLDALLHALVEQNYRLIGPCVREGVIVYDDIAGVDDLPAGAFDEQDTATYRLIKTDKPSLFGYTISPQSWKRYLFPPEVKLWQADRTGSSITIGTNSDDPGERTKPFAFIGVRPCEVRAIAIQDRVFINQTYADPVYKSRREDAFILAVNCTRPGKTCFCASMDAGPQVTDGCDLALTEVLDEDRHYFVVEVHSDRGAAIMEGIPQRNTSAEEQKNASGLLHAAAQNMGRAVKTKGLRDLLNHSHDHPQWDSVASRCLSCANCTMVCPTCFCSTVEDVTDLSGDHAERWRKWDSCFMLDSSYIFGGSVRATSKSRYRQWLTHKMATWNDQFDSMGCVGCGRCIAWCPAGIDITAEIRAIQESEPADATRKK from the coding sequence ATGCCAAAGACGACGGCACGAGCGCGGGCATATAAGACACTGGATTTGCACGGACTTGATGCCTTATTACACGCTCTCGTTGAGCAGAATTACCGGCTGATCGGGCCATGTGTCCGCGAGGGGGTGATCGTCTATGATGATATCGCCGGTGTTGACGACCTGCCGGCAGGTGCCTTCGACGAACAGGACACAGCTACTTACCGGCTCATCAAGACCGACAAGCCTAGTCTATTTGGCTATACGATTAGCCCGCAATCCTGGAAACGATATCTGTTTCCGCCTGAAGTTAAGCTCTGGCAGGCCGACCGCACAGGCTCCAGCATCACAATCGGGACCAACAGCGATGACCCGGGTGAACGTACAAAGCCCTTCGCCTTTATCGGTGTCCGTCCCTGTGAAGTGCGCGCAATTGCCATCCAGGATCGTGTCTTCATCAATCAAACCTATGCCGATCCGGTGTATAAATCCCGGCGTGAGGATGCATTTATTCTCGCCGTCAATTGCACACGGCCCGGAAAAACCTGCTTCTGCGCCTCGATGGACGCAGGCCCTCAGGTGACCGACGGCTGTGATCTGGCGCTGACCGAAGTCCTGGACGAGGACCGGCACTACTTCGTGGTGGAAGTCCACAGTGACCGCGGCGCAGCCATCATGGAAGGCATCCCGCAGCGCAACACCTCTGCCGAGGAGCAGAAGAACGCCTCCGGCCTGCTGCATGCGGCTGCACAAAACATGGGTCGTGCCGTGAAGACCAAAGGCCTGCGAGATCTGCTCAATCACAGTCACGACCATCCCCAATGGGATTCTGTGGCTTCGCGCTGTCTTTCCTGCGCCAATTGCACGATGGTCTGCCCGACCTGCTTCTGCTCGACCGTCGAAGACGTCACCGACTTGTCCGGTGACCACGCCGAGCGCTGGCGCAAGTGGGACTCGTGTTTCATGCTCGACTCTTCATACATCTTTGGCGGCAGCGTGCGGGCCACCTCCAAGTCGCGCTACCGCCAATGGCTGACCCATAAAATGGCGACCTGGAACGACCAGTTCGACTCGATGGGCTGCGTTGGCTGTGGGCGCTGCATTGCATGGTGTCCCGCCGGAATCGACATCACCGCGGAAATCCGCGCCATCCAAGAGTCCGAACCCGCCGACGCCACGCGGAAAAAATAG
- a CDS encoding FAD/NAD(P)-binding protein, producing MMTLQTPVKPVLSDPMLPTLYRVLRVRRDTADTFSIDIAPADGGNCLSFAPGQFNMVYIFGVGEIPISISSDPAESGPLVHTTRAVGTVTQAMAELRAGDVVGVRGPFGTAWPVEAARKKDVVLVAGGIGLAPLRPAMYRILAERDSYGKVVLLYGARTPSDMLYRKQLEQWRAHFDLDIFVTVDRASGSWRGNIGFVTKLIPRAPFDPRSTVAMVCGPEGMMRYSAQELEKRGVRAENIYLSMERNMKCAIRVCGHCQFGPMFVCRDGPVFRYPAIRALMDKQEV from the coding sequence ATGATGACATTGCAAACGCCGGTCAAACCGGTATTGTCCGACCCAATGCTCCCCACACTCTACCGGGTGCTGCGCGTCCGCCGCGATACGGCCGACACGTTTTCGATCGACATCGCCCCTGCAGACGGCGGCAACTGCCTCTCGTTCGCGCCCGGACAGTTCAACATGGTCTACATCTTCGGCGTCGGCGAAATCCCGATTTCGATCAGCAGCGACCCCGCCGAATCCGGACCACTCGTGCATACGACGCGCGCCGTTGGTACGGTGACGCAGGCGATGGCCGAGCTCCGCGCCGGCGATGTCGTCGGCGTGCGCGGCCCATTCGGCACCGCATGGCCGGTCGAGGCGGCACGCAAGAAAGACGTCGTGCTGGTCGCCGGCGGCATCGGCCTCGCGCCGCTGCGCCCCGCCATGTATCGCATCCTCGCCGAGCGCGACAGCTACGGCAAAGTCGTGCTGCTTTACGGCGCGCGCACGCCCTCCGACATGCTGTATCGCAAACAGTTGGAGCAGTGGCGTGCGCACTTCGATCTCGACATCTTCGTGACGGTCGACCGCGCCAGCGGCAGTTGGCGTGGCAACATCGGTTTTGTTACCAAGCTCATCCCGCGCGCCCCATTCGACCCGCGCAGCACGGTCGCAATGGTCTGCGGCCCCGAGGGCATGATGCGCTACAGCGCGCAAGAGCTCGAAAAGCGCGGCGTCCGCGCTGAAAACATCTACCTTTCGATGGAACGTAATATGAAGTGTGCCATACGCGTGTGCGGCCATTGCCAGTTCGGACCTATGTTTGTTTGCCGCGATGGCCCGGTCTTCCGGTATCCGGCGATCCGCGCCCTGATGGATAAACAGGAAGTGTAG
- a CDS encoding oxidoreductase has protein sequence MGRKTRPKLAVWKFASCDGCQLSLLDCEDELLAVTDAVEIAYFPEATRAVVKGPYDVSLVEGSITTTHDAERIHQVRRASKVLIAIGACATAGGIQALRNFKDVKSLIPMVYANPKYIETLGKSTPIADHVFVDFELRGCPISKPQLVELISAYLHGRKPNVPRYSVCVECKKRGTPCVMVSQGIPCLGPVTQAGCNGLCPAYNRGCFGCFGPAESANTRAMSVRFEALGLSEHEIVRAFRGFNANAEVFRKEGDVHDKS, from the coding sequence ATGGGACGCAAGACCCGGCCAAAACTCGCCGTCTGGAAATTCGCCTCGTGCGACGGCTGCCAGTTGAGCCTGCTCGACTGCGAGGACGAACTGCTCGCCGTCACCGACGCTGTTGAGATTGCTTACTTTCCCGAAGCGACGCGGGCGGTTGTCAAAGGCCCGTACGACGTTTCGCTGGTCGAAGGCTCGATCACGACCACGCATGACGCCGAACGCATACATCAGGTTCGCCGTGCATCGAAAGTGCTGATCGCCATCGGGGCGTGTGCGACGGCTGGTGGCATTCAGGCACTGCGCAACTTCAAGGACGTAAAATCGCTGATTCCGATGGTGTACGCGAACCCCAAGTACATCGAGACGCTCGGCAAGTCGACACCCATCGCTGATCATGTCTTCGTTGACTTTGAACTTCGCGGCTGCCCGATCAGCAAACCACAGCTCGTCGAACTCATCAGCGCCTATCTGCACGGCCGCAAGCCAAACGTCCCGCGCTACAGCGTGTGCGTAGAATGCAAAAAGCGCGGCACGCCGTGTGTGATGGTTTCGCAGGGTATTCCGTGCCTCGGCCCGGTGACGCAGGCTGGCTGTAACGGCCTCTGTCCGGCCTATAACCGCGGTTGTTTCGGCTGCTTCGGGCCGGCCGAGAGCGCCAATACCCGCGCTATGAGCGTCCGTTTCGAGGCTCTCGGTCTCTCCGAGCACGAGATTGTCCGCGCCTTCCGCGGCTTCAACGCCAACGCCGAAGTATTCCGCAAGGAGGGCGACGTCCATGACAAATCTTGA
- a CDS encoding glycosyltransferase family 2 protein, translating into MSDPVVTIVMPIRNEEAFIERSLGAVLDQDYPADKLEILIADGMSDDGTLSVIQQMPGADRVRVIPNPRRIQAAGLNLIIPMARGEVVVRIDGHTVIARDYVRQCVNELQRSGAQNVGGAMNSVGITPMGLAIAAAGTSSFAVPSAFHVSSTAQYTDTVYLGAWPASVFDQVGLYSEAVGVNEDYELNYRIRKAGGKIYFSPAIQSEYFGRQTLRALARQYFRYGKSKVKTLAQHPQSLRPRQLIAPLFVIYLFGGALLSVIWPGLRALWMLGVGLYALVSLAFSVKVAGRAGWDLLWRLPVVFLTIHLAWGIGFLAGLRQISKPL; encoded by the coding sequence GTGAGCGATCCCGTTGTAACCATCGTCATGCCCATCCGCAATGAGGAAGCGTTTATCGAACGCAGCCTCGGCGCGGTACTGGACCAGGACTATCCGGCAGACAAGCTTGAGATTTTGATCGCAGACGGAATGAGCGATGACGGGACACTCTCAGTTATTCAGCAAATGCCCGGAGCAGATCGCGTAAGAGTCATTCCAAATCCGCGCCGCATACAGGCGGCTGGGCTTAACCTGATCATCCCAATGGCGCGGGGGGAGGTTGTCGTCCGAATTGATGGGCATACGGTCATCGCCCGAGATTATGTGCGTCAGTGCGTCAATGAACTCCAGCGCTCCGGCGCCCAGAATGTCGGCGGCGCGATGAACTCTGTGGGGATCACACCAATGGGCCTCGCCATCGCGGCGGCTGGGACATCCAGCTTCGCCGTTCCCAGCGCGTTCCATGTGAGCAGCACGGCGCAGTACACCGACACGGTTTACCTCGGCGCATGGCCAGCGAGTGTATTCGATCAGGTTGGGCTGTACAGCGAGGCCGTCGGCGTCAACGAGGATTACGAGTTGAACTACCGCATCCGCAAGGCTGGCGGAAAAATCTACTTCTCGCCAGCCATTCAGTCGGAGTATTTCGGGCGGCAGACATTACGCGCGCTCGCGCGGCAGTATTTCAGATACGGCAAGTCTAAAGTCAAGACACTGGCCCAACACCCGCAGTCGCTCCGGCCGCGCCAGCTGATCGCGCCACTGTTTGTGATCTATCTGTTCGGCGGGGCACTGTTAAGCGTGATCTGGCCGGGCTTGCGGGCATTGTGGATGCTCGGTGTCGGACTGTATGCCCTTGTATCGCTGGCGTTCTCGGTCAAGGTCGCCGGCCGCGCCGGCTGGGACCTGCTCTGGCGGCTGCCTGTCGTGTTTCTCACCATCCATCTTGCCTGGGGGATTGGATTCCTGGCTGGCCTGCGCCAGATCAGCAAACCGCTCTAA
- a CDS encoding response regulator transcription factor: MTDMTRVMIADDHPMFRKGLCVMLNSLPQFTVIAEAEDGASVVPLAKQHQPDVILMDVQMPGLDGIEASRWILRDSPQIGILILTMYQDDELVFAAMRAGVRGYLLKGADQDEIVRAIQTVCDGGAVFSPAVAGRMVSYFAAVDSTRADELLPELTDREVEVLDLLAQGYSNPEIAQRLVLSNKTVRNHISNILNKLQVADRTQAIRRGREAGLGHENVRHEGRTDMGRENH, translated from the coding sequence ATGACTGACATGACCCGTGTGATGATCGCTGACGACCACCCGATGTTTCGGAAGGGGTTGTGTGTGATGCTGAACTCGCTGCCGCAGTTCACGGTGATCGCGGAGGCAGAAGACGGGGCCTCAGTTGTGCCGCTGGCAAAACAGCATCAACCCGACGTGATTCTCATGGATGTACAGATGCCCGGACTTGATGGTATCGAGGCCTCACGATGGATCTTGCGAGACAGCCCGCAAATTGGCATCCTGATTCTTACGATGTATCAGGACGATGAACTGGTTTTCGCGGCAATGCGCGCAGGCGTGCGTGGCTATCTTCTCAAGGGTGCGGATCAGGACGAGATTGTTCGCGCGATTCAAACGGTCTGTGATGGTGGCGCAGTCTTCAGCCCGGCCGTCGCGGGGCGTATGGTGAGTTACTTCGCTGCGGTGGATTCTACACGCGCAGATGAGCTTCTGCCTGAGTTGACGGACCGTGAGGTTGAGGTGCTCGATCTGCTGGCGCAGGGATACAGCAACCCAGAGATCGCGCAAAGGCTTGTACTCAGCAACAAAACCGTGCGCAATCACATTTCGAATATTCTGAATAAGCTCCAGGTGGCTGATCGCACACAAGCGATACGACGTGGACGCGAAGCCGGGCTGGGGCATGAGAATGTCCGGCACGAGGGCCGTACGGACATGGGGCGCGAAAACCACTAG
- a CDS encoding LacI family DNA-binding transcriptional regulator, with the protein MKTSQRAKTLHDVAEHPGVSYQTVSRVINNHPSVSDETRKRVLKSIQELKYRPNRAARSLVTNRSDTIAIISFGTTYYGPGQMLSNITQHAKKRGYRVSPSAVEQLRREEITAALDNLHEHLIDGLIIIAPILSDFTTEIKELIGSIPFIQIDTKPQPGQASVGIDQGYGSRLAVEHLIGLGHRKIAEISGPMTWYDAIMRHKSWMDTMDQHGLPHALSVEGHWSAQSGYAGMQSLLKSRADFTAVVVGNDQMALGAMAALSEHGLRIPEDVSVVGFDDIPESAYFLPSLTTVHQDFSALGEQSVEYLVSLIKQPHTPVHQRVLYPELVIRKSTGPVR; encoded by the coding sequence ATGAAAACATCGCAAAGAGCCAAGACACTCCATGATGTGGCAGAACACCCCGGAGTCTCATACCAAACAGTCTCCCGTGTCATCAATAACCATCCCAGCGTATCTGACGAGACGCGCAAGCGGGTTCTCAAGTCAATTCAGGAATTGAAGTACCGCCCTAACCGCGCCGCACGTAGCCTCGTCACCAATCGCTCGGATACGATCGCCATCATCAGTTTCGGCACCACCTATTACGGTCCCGGGCAGATGCTGTCTAACATCACGCAGCACGCCAAGAAGCGGGGCTACCGTGTGTCTCCAAGCGCGGTCGAGCAGCTCAGGCGTGAGGAGATCACCGCGGCGCTTGATAACCTGCACGAACACCTCATTGACGGCCTGATCATCATCGCCCCAATCCTCTCGGACTTCACAACCGAAATTAAGGAATTGATCGGCAGCATCCCTTTCATCCAAATCGACACGAAGCCTCAACCGGGTCAAGCCTCGGTCGGGATAGACCAGGGCTACGGCTCAAGGCTGGCCGTTGAGCATCTGATTGGCCTCGGCCATCGAAAGATCGCCGAGATCAGCGGCCCGATGACCTGGTACGATGCCATCATGCGCCACAAGAGCTGGATGGACACGATGGATCAGCACGGTCTGCCGCACGCCCTGAGCGTTGAGGGCCACTGGTCGGCCCAAAGTGGTTACGCAGGCATGCAGTCCTTGCTGAAAAGCCGGGCCGATTTCACTGCTGTTGTTGTGGGCAACGACCAGATGGCGCTAGGCGCGATGGCCGCACTGAGCGAGCACGGGCTGCGTATCCCGGAGGATGTCTCGGTCGTCGGCTTCGATGACATACCGGAATCGGCGTACTTTCTACCCTCATTGACCACCGTTCATCAGGATTTTTCCGCGCTGGGCGAACAGTCTGTCGAGTATCTCGTCTCGCTCATCAAACAACCGCATACACCCGTGCATCAACGCGTACTCTATCCCGAGTTGGTTATTCGCAAGAGTACCGGCCCGGTCAGGTAG
- a CDS encoding fibronectin type III domain-containing protein — translation MRYRPLVRLARYVLIVGLLLVFLILQPSSGTHAQIGGTIGYGGLLLGTVTRPDQSLSYSFNGNVGDSVQITVRNWTGSVDPAIELVMPDGVTTLSRPNNPFSNDLLEAALSLFLPQAGAYSLRIRGEQGTTGEFILRLQGRAAVDAIELLYGLPLDAFVPVSPPQQYYEFEAQDCPTILTVTNLSDGLPFTFPFFATISDEQGTPLAQFYGGDAVEDRLLIPALSGRYEVAVSSADPDVSGSVELLVSCADQAPACVPGPSGGESGVRACRPCFDDDFGGDVCDAFTIDVERSGGTAVFTWTPVEGAEWYIFSVIDASGGLLMDSPRLIEDGTTHTYIFNPADLPRGPFTAFVSAGAETGDPDYLCVADVDVSFDGDVTDTCSGLEVGADIVPGGPRAAVVHWTAVPDAQAYLLHIYAVADDGGLIGIRVLTVPGDATTYHLSDLFPAEYDQYQVRVAAYSEASGGGAFGDMPQGYLCDGDVTITFGPLGPVEWGPAV, via the coding sequence ATGAGATACAGGCCCTTAGTTCGCTTGGCACGGTACGTGCTGATTGTGGGGCTGCTTCTAGTCTTTCTGATCCTTCAGCCCTCTTCCGGCACACACGCGCAAATCGGCGGCACGATTGGGTATGGCGGCCTTCTTCTCGGCACCGTTACCCGTCCCGACCAGTCCCTGTCCTATAGTTTTAATGGAAATGTCGGCGATTCCGTACAGATCACGGTGCGAAACTGGACCGGAAGCGTCGATCCCGCGATCGAGCTCGTCATGCCTGACGGCGTGACCACCCTCTCCCGCCCAAACAACCCCTTTTCAAACGATCTTCTGGAAGCAGCGTTGTCGCTGTTCCTGCCGCAAGCTGGCGCCTATTCCCTTCGCATCCGCGGGGAGCAAGGCACTACCGGCGAGTTCATCCTCAGACTACAAGGACGCGCGGCTGTCGATGCGATCGAACTCCTCTACGGGCTGCCCCTGGACGCTTTCGTTCCGGTCAGTCCGCCACAACAGTATTATGAGTTCGAGGCGCAGGATTGCCCTACGATTCTGACGGTGACGAACCTCAGCGATGGTCTCCCGTTCACCTTCCCGTTCTTTGCGACGATCAGCGACGAACAGGGTACACCGCTTGCACAGTTCTACGGAGGGGACGCGGTCGAGGACCGGCTGCTCATCCCCGCTCTCAGTGGCCGCTACGAGGTCGCCGTCAGTTCTGCTGATCCTGATGTAAGCGGCAGTGTGGAACTGCTTGTGAGCTGTGCCGACCAGGCCCCGGCCTGCGTACCCGGACCATCGGGGGGCGAATCCGGCGTACGCGCCTGCCGGCCATGCTTCGACGACGATTTTGGCGGAGACGTGTGCGACGCCTTCACAATCGATGTGGAACGGTCGGGCGGCACGGCGGTTTTCACCTGGACGCCTGTTGAAGGCGCAGAGTGGTATATCTTCAGCGTCATCGACGCGTCCGGCGGCCTGCTGATGGACTCGCCCCGGCTGATCGAAGACGGCACCACCCATACCTATATCTTCAATCCGGCTGACCTGCCGCGCGGTCCGTTCACGGCGTTCGTCTCCGCGGGTGCGGAAACCGGCGATCCGGACTATCTCTGCGTGGCTGACGTGGATGTCAGCTTCGACGGTGACGTGACCGATACCTGCTCCGGTCTTGAGGTTGGCGCCGACATTGTCCCGGGTGGGCCACGCGCAGCAGTCGTGCATTGGACGGCCGTACCCGACGCACAGGCCTACCTACTCCATATCTACGCGGTCGCGGACGACGGCGGGCTGATCGGCATCCGCGTACTGACGGTGCCGGGCGATGCGACCACCTACCACCTTAGCGACCTATTCCCCGCGGAATACGACCAGTATCAGGTGCGTGTCGCAGCCTACTCTGAAGCGAGCGGCGGCGGTGCGTTCGGAGATATGCCTCAGGGCTATCTATGCGACGGCGATGTCACGATTACCTTCGGACCGTTGGGGCCGGTCGAGTGGGGGCCTGCGGTTTGA
- a CDS encoding 2-hydroxyglutaryl-CoA dehydratase yields the protein MSAQIEAYMGVDVGSISTKAVVIDGKNQILAEDYLWTEGNPIQAVKRLMGSIEAQLPPDVTIMSVGTTGSARELIGTILGASIVKNEITAHAIGTLSYHPDVRTIFEIGGQDSKIIILDHGVVTDYAMNTLCAAGTGSFLSSQARRLNIPVEEFGAYALKSTNPTKIAGRCTVFAESDLVHKAQMGFPTEDMIAGLCKSIVLNYLNNVGKGKRIASPIVFQGGVSKNVGVVKAFESVTGHEIIVDQLGHLMGAIGVAILARKQQQHRFDFDIKDIEFRTVGVDCGGCPNDCELVCVLRDSQFLDAWGNRCPAGIVNAKKKLAAKI from the coding sequence ATGTCCGCACAAATTGAAGCCTATATGGGAGTAGATGTCGGCTCGATTTCCACCAAAGCGGTGGTCATCGACGGAAAGAATCAGATTCTAGCCGAAGACTATTTGTGGACCGAGGGCAATCCGATCCAGGCAGTCAAACGGCTGATGGGAAGCATCGAGGCGCAGCTTCCGCCTGACGTAACAATTATGTCGGTGGGCACGACGGGATCGGCTCGTGAGTTGATCGGGACAATTCTTGGGGCAAGCATCGTGAAAAACGAGATCACTGCCCATGCGATTGGCACCTTGAGCTACCACCCCGACGTGCGCACGATCTTCGAAATCGGCGGGCAGGACAGCAAGATTATCATCCTCGATCACGGCGTTGTGACCGACTACGCCATGAATACCTTGTGTGCGGCAGGTACAGGTTCTTTCTTGTCGTCACAGGCGCGCAGGCTCAATATCCCGGTCGAGGAATTTGGCGCCTATGCCTTGAAGTCGACTAACCCCACCAAGATCGCCGGGCGCTGCACCGTTTTCGCCGAGTCTGATCTGGTGCATAAGGCACAGATGGGCTTCCCTACAGAGGATATGATCGCCGGTTTATGCAAGTCGATCGTGCTGAACTACCTGAATAACGTAGGCAAGGGTAAGAGAATTGCCTCACCCATTGTGTTTCAAGGCGGCGTAAGCAAGAACGTCGGCGTCGTCAAGGCGTTTGAAAGCGTCACCGGCCATGAAATCATTGTCGATCAATTGGGTCATCTCATGGGGGCAATCGGCGTCGCGATCCTGGCGCGCAAACAGCAGCAGCACCGGTTTGACTTCGACATCAAGGATATCGAATTCAGAACAGTGGGTGTGGACTGTGGTGGATGTCCAAACGACTGCGAACTGGTCTGCGTGCTGCGCGATTCCCAGTTTCTGGATGCGTGGGGGAATCGCTGTCCGGCGGGTATCGTCAATGCTAAGAAGAAATTGGCCGCTAAGATCTGA